The following DNA comes from Amblyraja radiata isolate CabotCenter1 chromosome 37, sAmbRad1.1.pri, whole genome shotgun sequence.
ACTCTTGTCCCCAATCTGTTGAGTCTTGTCCCCAGATAGTGGACCCTTGTCCCCCGATAGTGGACTCTTGTCCCCCGATAGTGGACTCTTGTCCCCCGATAGTGGACTCTTGTCCCCCGATAGTGGACTCTTGGCCCCCGATAGTGGACTCTTGCCCCCCGATAGTGGACTCTTGTCCCCAATCTGTTGAGTCTTGTCCCCAGATAGTGGACTCTTGTCCCCCAATAATGGACTCTTGTCCCCCGATAGTGGACTCTTGTCCCCCGATAGTGGACCCTTGTCCCCCGATAGTAGACTCTTGTCCCCCGATAGTGGACTCTTGTCCCCCGATAGTGGACTCTTGTCCCCCGATAGTGGACTCTTGGCCCCCGATAGTGGACTCTTGTCCCCAATCTGTTGAGTCTTGTCCCCAGATAGTGGACTCTTGTCCCCCGATAGTGGACTCTTGTCCCCCGATAGTGGACTCTTGTCCCCCGATAGTGGACCCTTGTCCCCCGATAGTGGACTCTTGTCCCCCGATAGTGGACTCTTGGCCCCCGATAGTGGACTCTTGTCCCCAATCTGTTGAGTCTTGTCCCCAGATAGTGGACTCTTGTCCCCCGATAGTGGACTCTTGTCCCCCGATAGTGGAATCTTGTCCCCAGATAGTGGACTCTTGCCCCCAGATAGTGGACTCTTGTCCCCAGATAGTGGACTCTTGGCCCCCGATAGTGGACTCTTGTCCCCGGATAGTGGACTCTTGGCCCCCGATAGTGGACTCTTGGCCCCCGATAGTGGACTCTTGTCCCCAGATTGTTGGTCCTTGCTTCTGGGAGTTTCAGCTACCTTTTTTTCTTCCACTCTTTCTACTGAGATTTTCTCTACATTTTCTTCACTTTCTCCTTTCTCTTTCTCACTCTGTTCTTCCTTTGTTACTCCTTTCTCTTGACTGCCTTCGTTCCCCTCCTTGGAGACAGAGAGTTTCTTGCTGCCTTCTATCTGATGGTGTGGTTTCTCCACTTGCCCATTCATCTCAGGCCTTGTTATCTCTTCCCTTGTTTCAACTTTAGCTTTCTGGCTTTCGCTTTCTTTTGCTAACACTTGGGGAGCAGTTTCTCTCTTGTCTCCTCGTGATTCCTCTTTTGCTTTCTGTGGATATTGCTCCACTTTATCCTCTTTCTTATCACCTTCACTTTCCCCTCTAACTTCAGACGCAACAGTTGCTTTTTGGTTCATTACTTTCAACTCCTCCTGCTGTTGATGTACTCGCTCTTCACTCTGTCGCTTGCCGCTTCTTTCCTCTTTACGCTGACTTCCCTCCATCACTCCTTGTTTAACACTCTCGGTTTTATCGCTTGTGCTAACCTCTTCAGCCGCTGCTTTTGTTTCTGCTGCTTCCTGCTCATTAGATTCCGTGATTCCTGCAATATCTTCTCTCTCTGCTTTTCTTTCTGACATTTTTTCCTCGTCGACGTCTTTCCCCTCGGTAAGACTTTGCTCTTCAGACGGTTCAATTGATTTACCAATTTCTTCACTTTCCAACGCTTTTCCCTCTTTGATTTCTCCCTCTCTAGCCTCCTCTTCACTACCTGCAGTCTCCTCCACTATCCCTCCCTCCGCCTGGGCAGCGCTGTCATCTACTCCACTCTCTTTCCCACATTTGCTTTCTGTTATACCCGCGTCACTCTCTGCTCCAGATGTAGTGACTTTCTCCTCAGATTCGTTACTCCCGATGCCGCCTTCCTCTGCGCTGTCTTCCTTAGTTTCACTGCTCCTCTCGGCCTCCTCTTCATCCGAGGCTTCGGCTGTGGTTGCCTCGTCCTCCTGCCTGGTTGACTCTTCCTCGTCCACTCCATACCCAGACCCGTCCTCAGACATGACTCTCAGCACAGAGGCTTCCAGCTCGTCCATGTCAACCTCTTTGGTTGTTTCACTGATAATTTCTTCAACAAACTTGTACCGAGGGGCTGTCTTGGTGGGAGTGCCCTGCGCGCTAGCCGGGGCGTAGATGGAATGAGTCAGGGATTGAGTCTGTCTGTACGTGTAGGAAGGGGCGATGCTGCCACACATGGAACCAAACCATGTCTCCTCGCCTTCCAGTAGTTTCCTTCATTCGGGAAAGAGAAGTCACAGGTGAGACACAAATAAATCATTCTTCCCATTGGGAGAAGGAACGGGAGCTTGAGAACCGTGAGCTGCAAGTTCAGGACCAGCTCTGGAACCTCCTGCTTAGCCCGCACCGTGTTAGTGAGCATCTATGGGCTGTATTTAGGTGGGACTTCTGTGGCCACAGTATCACGGATAATTGATGATATTGTTTACAGTACATGTTCTAACGCTGCACCAACTAATGTCATTGTTCCGGTCCCGACATAAATAAGTTACATTAACTCCGCTTGGGCTCCTGGTTTCCTTTCCCACTCGACATTTGCCTTTCTTGTAGCTTAGTTAGTGtcccgggggagggggagaagtgaGATCGTGTACCCAGGGATTGTGTGTTTGGGGCGGGGGTGGGTCGAGCCGCACTGAGAGTCTCCCCGcctcacccgggtctct
Coding sequences within:
- the LOC116966351 gene encoding neurofilament medium polypeptide-like; the encoded protein is MSSAWNPLPYRHMQYEPGRDPVPVPRLSGSSGRRSARGLGLAQHITPGLGYYPQDGPAERMSEKQLMQGLNDRFAGYIDKVRNLEQQNRGLEAEMGRLRQRQTSPSRLAAVYGPEIGEMRRLVRDTEWQKAEAQLERERLEERLREVAARCEDQEQMRQRLEVEARGYRKDSEDSRRVKLQLDNRALALADEVVALRDTHHDQVSDLRGHIQAPPLTHSPKPGLAAELREIRAQMEGCTGTDLGQAEELFRCRAAALGQAAQTNSEALQRSRQEIGEFRRQLHSKTVELEAARGTKQSLDRQLSDIEDRHDSELLQYQGTIQQLEHELINTKCEMSQHLREYQDLLNVKTALDVEIASYRKLLEGEETWFGSMCGSIAPSYTYRQTQSLTHSIYAPASAQGTPTKTAPRYKFVEEIISETTKEVDMDELEASVLRVMSEDGSGYGVDEEESTRQEDEATTAEASDEEEAERSSETKEDSAEEGGIGSNESEEKVTTSGAESDAGITESKCGKESGVDDSAAQAEGGIVEETAGSEEEAREGEIKEGKALESEEIGKSIEPSEEQSLTEGKDVDEEKMSERKAEREDIAGITESNEQEAAETKAAAEEVSTSDKTESVKQGVMEGSQRKEERSGKRQSEERVHQQQEELKVMNQKATVASEVRGESEGDKKEDKVEQYPQKAKEESRGDKRETAPQVLAKESESQKAKVETREEITRPEMNGQVEKPHHQIEGSKKLSVSKEGNEGSQEKGVTKEEQSEKEKGESEENVEKISVERVEEKKVAETPRSKDQQSGDKSPLSGAKSPLSGAKSPLSGDKSPLSGAKSPLSGDKSPLSGGKSPLSGDKIPLSGDKSPLSGDKSPLSGDKTQQIGDKSPLSGAKSPLSGDKSPLSGDKGPLSGDKSPLSGDKSPLSGDKSPLSGDKTQQIGDKSPLSGAKSPLSGDKSPLSGDKSPLSGDKSLLSGDKGPLSGDKSPLSGDKSPLLGDKSPLSGDKTQQIGDKSPLSGGKSPLSGAKSPLSGDKSPLSGDKSPLSGDKSPLSGDKGPLSGDKTQQIGDKSPLSGDKSPLSGDKSPLSAEKVPPFGDKQTQSGERSLQFGERVPGSGDRSPQPGDKGLQSGDKVAQSGDKSPPSGDKNSVAIINGLDINMDNEESEAEIDKKMPNTPEVVQKITEKTTEHTKISKVSITRTVNEDMTTVVTVATADPKSAAKESK